The DNA window TGGAGTAAAAGTGAGGAAACGGCACGGCAGGAAATGAAGAGCCAGAGCCAAGCAGGAAAGCAACATTTGCCTTAACTGTTCAGAACGTCGGATTCAGCACAAAGCAAAAGAGAACGATAGTCACACTGACTGAGGGCTGTGAGGACACAAAGCATCTGCTGAATACCGGGAGTTTACCTTCTGGAAGACCTGGATACAGCAGAGAAAGGTCTGAACCCTCGACATAAAGGCTATCAACCTCCACCTGATCAATACCATCCCTCTGACCTCGGGATCTGGATGTTCATGCAGTGGAGGGcgacctcttcttctctccacggGCGTTCTCAGAGTGGGAGGACAGGTTAAAGAACAGAGTACATTCTCATCGTCTCACCGCgactgtgagaggagagagagacagatcctcAGAACGACTCCACCAATCACACAGTGAGTAAACACATCTCACCGTGGTCGTTATGGGTGTCCAGGGATGAAGGAGGGACATGGAAACTAAAACTAAACATCCTAACAAAGATCATGGTCAACTCTCTTGCAGCGTGTTGTGTTTATGCTGCTAGTGCGTGTTTGGGTGTGACGAGACAATTAGCATTTGGcattgtattacaggacagttgAATAACTTCAATTGAAGGGTTTGAATCCACCCGTTCATTGCTAGGTTCATATGGAGACTGAATGGAGAATGAACTATTTAAATCCATGATCCTTTTTACCATGATGTTCTCAGAGGTCATACATGCTGGTCATACATGCTACCTTCATCTCAATACCAACAGTCTAGTATTATATTTGTGACCATTACACATGGCTGAGGTACCACCCCACTTCTAAAGACAACTGGAAAGTTGGGTGAAATATATGTATTTTAAAGTCCATTATAATGATCCGTTTTCATTTCAAATCCAACTTAACTAAAGGTTGTTGACTGTTAAAATTAGCGGTAGAGGGTTTCTCAGAAGgggtgtatggggggggggggctcgttCCTGGCTCATTGTTCTGAGACTGTAGTCATCCAGGAGACTGGGGGTGGGGCCAAGGGAAGTCTATTTCCTACTTCCCCGAGTTGCGTAGTTATCTGTGTTTTCTTTCCGCAGCTCTCACCACTGTACTTTAGGAAACTTTGCTACTCTCACTTTAATGGAGCAACATTCAGAGGCTTTTTTCACTCTGTTATGTAAAAACATGGGCATGCCAAACAGATTCCTTTCTGTAAAGGGGATTCATTATCAGGCTCCCAGTCTATGTAACTGCAACTACTAAGGCACCCTAACAGAATAGAAGTAATAGGCCCGCCCAATACCACTTAACCCATAACCAACTGCACTGCCACTAGTAATAATGATTATACCATTGTACTGTATGATATGCACATAAATtacttaattaattaattaaacaaCCCTAATCATTTTGTTTTCTGAAGGCCCAGGGAGGATGAGTCTGTCGAGAAACGGAACCCTGGAGAAGGGCATCACCCAGCTGAATCACATTAATAATGGGGAACCTCTGTCATCACTGCCATCCCACCTCCAGCACACAGGCTCTGTGACCTCTGTGCCAAGGTCACCCACGGGGGGGTCAGGAGTGGTGGTGCCACCCCCGTACTCAGTGGCGGGCAGCGCATCAGGGGGTACAGACGCCCCTCTGGAGCTGAGAGGCTCTCTGGACTGCTGGGCGTGCTCAGTACTGGTGACGGCTCAGAACCTGATCATCGCACTGGTCAACGGCACACTGGCCAGCATCGTGTTCGGCACCATCTTGACCCCAGCGCTGGTCATGGTCGTGTTTGGCTTCCTGTGTCACTCCACGGTAAGACTGCCATCCAGGAAGGAAGTCTGTGTGTCTCAGaaagatagaaacagagaggaaagagTCATTGACACGCGGGGAAAGGAAGAGCATGAGTCACCACCTGAACATTGCAGTGTGACACATGAGTGGTATAAATATGTGTGTATGTCGTCCCCAGGTGCAGCCCAATGGCACGTCCCTGTACTGTTCAGACCTGCTGGATGACGGTGGCTGTGTGGCCCTGCTGGTGGTGGGCTTCATCCTGGTCACCCCCCTCCTGGTCCTGGCTCTGGCTGCCTACTGCCGCCTGGCCCGCCACCTCCAACTGGGCCTCTGTTTCATCCCCTATAGCAGGGCCGTATACAAGAACCTGCCTGCCTCGCGCCACCGTGGAGGGGACTGCTGCGGCCCGCATGGGGCCTCAGAGGGGGAGGGCAAAggcagtgtgtgggtgtgagtaGAGTAGATGTTGACCCAACCACCGATGCAGGGTCAGATAACATTTTCTTCCTCCTTATGGtgaaggttaggattgggggtcAAGTAatttgatcctagatctgtggatAGGGGCAACTTGTACTTTGAGCAGGGAGGGGGAGAATGTGAAGGAATGGAGAAAGAAAACAGAGCATGAGGTGTGGAGATTATGGACATCTTTCATATGTCTGTAGGTCTGAGGGTGGTGTGGGGGTGGATCTTACAATACACTGGTTCTTTTATAAGTAGAGAGCAAAGGTGAAGCTGTAAAAACACACAACTATGCTACATGAAGTACTATCAAATATCCCTGTAACTACGCTGTAATTCAATGTCACATTATTgcgtttgtttttttaaatattcaatAATGCTGTACTTTTATTACGTTATGCTTGTTTAGAATAAAATATTCCATCATATCGAAAAAGTTGCTTTGTgttaaagaaataaagaaaaggGAATCAGGTTCTGTTGTGGACTGTCTGGCATGAAATGGCAACACCTCCCTCTAGTGGATCACAAGATGTCCTCTACCATGACAATCCTGTGGGATACCAAGGCCACCATCTCTCTGATGCCATTTGGCAGCTgtcaaatattgactctttaATCCAAGTTTGAATGGAGTTATAGTCACAAATACATCCTATAAATGGTGTACAGAATCAATCAAAAAGCTTTTTATGACATCACTTCACTTAGTAACTTCATGACATCACTTCACTCAGTAACTTCATGACATCACTTCACTCAGTAACTTCATGACATCACTTCACTCAGGAAGGGTTTGCTTGGATTCCCTTGTTGGGCTTGAATAGAATGATGACATTCATAGAAAACTGTTGACAACCTATACTCATATTTTGTGGATAACAAAAACAGTTGTCATGCAGTAATAAATACATGAGTAACTtgccaaatgtttttattttattttaagtaAGCTAAAGCAATCAACTTCTGTCATGTTTATATAATCATGGCCTGTGAATAGCTGTTGTAACGTAATTGAGAATACCTGGAAAAAAATACTTTGAGTATATTACAGGCTTTCTAATTGCCCATTATAGCAATAGAATTGTATTAAATAgataatcccccccaaaaaatattattAAAGCTATGCCAATTTCATATAAACAACTACAAAATAACCTATTTTCTCCCTGCCAGCTGTTGTGCTGTATGTCAGCTGTGGTGCTGTATGTCAGCTGTTGTGCTGTATGTCAGCTGTTGTGCTGTATGTCAGCTGTTGTGCTGTATGTCAGCTGTTGTGCTGTATGTCAGCTGTTGTGCTGTATGTCAGCTGTTGTGCTGTATGTCAGCTGTTGTGCTGTATGTCAGCTGTTGGAAAGTTCACTGCTCAGGGTCACCAAAGGTCAGTGTTGTTCTGCCTGTCATTCAAAATAGGTTATTCAGAAACAGGCAGGTAAGGACACCTTTCAGACATGATCAACGTTATGGTAGACTTTTGTGTTGGTTGAATGCACTGGTGTCCTCGTGTTGATGATGGACAAGATAATAACAGCATATGTtgacctttaaaaaaataaaataaaaattgtatctTACTATGTGGAGGTATAATATGCAGAATAAAGTGTTTTACATATTAGTGTAGGTAAACACACCATCTTGACTAACATTGCATCCCTTACCAATTAGATCACCAttcatgtccttgtttttaacattttttttacaagGATACACTTCACTTGAAATCTATTTACTGCCCATACTAAATtggcaacacacacatacactgtaagTGCGGGGACAGCGTCAGGGGAAGCATGTTTTGTTTTGTGGCCACGCGCTGAGGGATTAGCTATTTAAAGACGCAGAGTCGACAGTGGAAAATTTCCATGCCCTTGTTGTATCAATGAGAGAATGATAGACGCTCTACCAGGGACAAGACAGGTTGCATTTACAGCATCAGTGGTCAGAGGAATGAGCTCTGACTGCCTCGTGACATCAAACCAGAAGATCAGACATCAAAAAGCAAATGATACCATTTTTTAGAGAACTCCAACCAAACCTACTCACAAAACAAGTTCATaccatttttatattttatttacagGTGAGTTATAGACTATTCTATTATTTTGGCTATTCAATAGCACCATGACATACGGGGATATTTCAATGTTTTGTTTTCACATTTCGTATTCGGTTGATGTAACCTTCATACAGTTATTGATTGGTTGTAGGGTATGGCTACATTTGACTATTgtgattttttaaatttgagTAATTGGGAAGGAGAGGGAGTAAGAGGACAAAAATCTTAATGGCCCAATGCAGCCATTATATAAATATAATTTCTGGGTACCAATTAAATATCGTAGTGTAGTCTAATAATTTTCCATTAAAATTGACAAGAAAATGCTTTTTTAAAGCAAAAAagtatttctcaagcaagaaaactgaaaactagccattgtcagagaggtttggaacactttttgttattggtctattaacaaaCAGACAAAACTCCTGCCCATGTAAACCTGCTGaatagaaggtcctgtgtagattgcattttcaaccagcaactatcaggaaatcaAACAATGATCAAAtgtgttttacagtgttagtttcatcagctactgtacaatatgatacaaaacacaaGAAAACATAATTTTGACTGCATTGGGCCTCTAAAATATTTGAAAGGCTATTGAAATTCAGAATTATTGCTCTGACATGACTTCTTAATTTGCATATAGCCCAGGCCTACTTTATACATGAGCTATTTTGTGCATAACAACACACAAAATCTCTCATTTTAAGATCAGAATTTAGAGAAATAGAAATGCAGTCATTAATTTCCGTTATGGGATACTGAGAGATCTGTCTGCCTTTCTCTGCGTAAATTGCTCTAGTTTCAATGGCAACAACAGATTATGCTACTGCCGGTTTATGTAACTGTCTTTTCAGAGAACGCAGTGTATCAATAGCCTACTGTAGCTTACCGGTTGACAGCAACAAGTCTGGCATGCGCACAAGTGTAGCACCCTCTGGACAGCACCTTTATACAGTAAGCAAAGTGAGTGCACTTGCCCTGTAACCTTAGGGTTGCTGATCTCTCCACTTATTTGCTACACTGGTGGCAGCAGGACCCAGCCTTTGTAGTGCATCTGTTGTGCAGTTCTTATCCACCATTGGGGTTATTCCTGCAGGCCTGCCTCACACAAGAGTAGCCTACAGTGTTTTGTCCCTGCACAGAGGTTAAGTCTGCACCCCCTAAATGTCTATACTTGTATCAGGTAGGACTATGTGAAATCATTGATATGGAACCTCACATTATTTCAGAATTGTGGGCACAAACCGAAATAGACCTaggaaaacacacacaagcaATAACAGCTTGGTTGGGCATGTGGGGATCACCATGTTGAGGTTGCCTTGTCCTGTACTGTAAAGGAGAGAGATCTGAGATTAGATCATCTTGTTGGCAGTGTTTTCCCTTGTTCTCACAATTCCCTGAAGAAACACGCTAAGCCTCCTGGGATTTGCTGCTCGCCATAATTTAAGGTTACTTTCGTAACCACGGTCCTAAGATAATATGAGTGATatgagatgtacagtgccttgcaaaagtattcattgccctttgcatttttcctactttgttgcattacagcctgttatttaaatggatttttatttcatgtaacggacatacacaaaatagtccaaattggtgaagtgaaatgaaaaaaaaaacttttttttttttttaaacggaaaagtggtgcatgcatatgtattcaccccctttactatgaagcacctaaataagatctggtgaaaTTGAGCTTTTTAGCCATCAAGGAaagcgcaaacccaacacctttcatcaccccgagaatgccatccccacaatgaagcatggtggtggcagcaccatgctgtggggatgttttcattggcagggactggaaaactggtcagaattgaaagaatgatggatggcgctaaatacagggaaattcatgagggaaacctgtttcagtcttccagagatttgagactgggacggatgttcaccttccagcaggacaatgaccctaaccctaagtatactgctaaagcaacactttagtggtttaaggggaacatttaaatgtcttggaatggcctagttaaagcccagacctcaaatcatttgagaatctgtggtatgacttaaagattgttgtacaccagcggtaccctttgggggggtgaatagttatgcacgtacaagttttccgtttttttgttttatttcttgtttgtttcacaagaaaaaatattttgcatcttcaaagtggtaggcatgttgtgtaattATACAAACCAccaaaaaaatctattttcatTCCAgggtgtaaggcaacaaaataggaaaaatgccaaggggagtgaatacttttgcaagccactgtacactacatgactaaaagtatgtggacatctgctcaaacaccaaaatcatgggcattaatatggagttggtgcccCCTTTACTGCTACGACAGCCTCcactctgggaaggctttccactaaatgttggaacattgctgcagggacttgcttccattcagccacaagagtgttAGTggggttgggcactgatgttgggcgattagctcttgctcacagtcggcattccaattaatcccaaaggtgttcaatatggttgaggtcagggctctgtgcaggtcagtcaagttcttccacaccgatctcgacaaaccaattctgtatggacctcgctttgtgcacaggggcattgttatcctgaaataggaaagggtcttccccaaactgttgccacaaagctggaagcacagaatcgtctagaatatccTTGTaagctgtagtgttaagatttccctt is part of the Oncorhynchus clarkii lewisi isolate Uvic-CL-2024 chromosome 10, UVic_Ocla_1.0, whole genome shotgun sequence genome and encodes:
- the LOC139418493 gene encoding transmembrane protein 88-like yields the protein MSLSRNGTLEKGITQLNHINNGEPLSSLPSHLQHTGSVTSVPRSPTGGSGVVVPPPYSVAGSASGGTDAPLELRGSLDCWACSVLVTAQNLIIALVNGTLASIVFGTILTPALVMVVFGFLCHSTVQPNGTSLYCSDLLDDGGCVALLVVGFILVTPLLVLALAAYCRLARHLQLGLCFIPYSRAVYKNLPASRHRGGDCCGPHGASEGEGKGSVWV